One stretch of Cryomorphaceae bacterium 1068 DNA includes these proteins:
- a CDS encoding pirin family protein, with amino-acid sequence MANNKLLVDERQADLGNFMVGRLLPFRKKRQVGPFTFIDHMGPAKLGNGKYVDVDQHPHIGLSTLTYLFEGEIEHRDSIGTVQVISPGDVGFMTAGSGVTHTERTPKPKRTQDEFIMHGYQIWVALPTEMEEMGPRFDFYPSTDIPTWKTDTLTFKLVAGTAFAKSAPLQGFSPLFMVDIHAEKATTLNLRGQLTGEVAFVIVKGSITEGDQKVEAGQMLISKTNDACEIRLDKNTQVLLFGGEPLPEEHFLLWNFVSHSKDRLKRAKEDWIAKKFPEVDGDDTYIPIPY; translated from the coding sequence ATGGCAAACAATAAACTGCTCGTAGATGAAAGACAAGCTGACCTCGGTAATTTTATGGTAGGCCGTCTGCTTCCTTTTAGAAAGAAACGTCAGGTCGGGCCTTTTACATTTATAGACCATATGGGCCCGGCAAAACTTGGGAATGGAAAATATGTAGATGTCGACCAGCATCCGCACATTGGGTTGAGCACCTTGACTTATCTTTTCGAAGGAGAAATAGAGCATCGAGATAGCATCGGCACGGTACAAGTGATCAGCCCGGGTGATGTAGGTTTTATGACGGCAGGAAGCGGAGTGACGCATACCGAAAGAACGCCGAAACCGAAAAGAACTCAAGATGAATTTATCATGCACGGATACCAAATATGGGTGGCCTTGCCAACTGAAATGGAGGAAATGGGTCCGCGATTTGACTTCTACCCGAGCACTGATATTCCCACCTGGAAAACAGATACGCTGACCTTCAAATTGGTTGCGGGGACTGCCTTTGCAAAATCAGCTCCACTCCAAGGTTTCTCCCCTTTATTTATGGTCGATATCCATGCCGAAAAAGCGACCACATTAAATCTACGAGGACAACTCACGGGGGAAGTGGCCTTTGTTATCGTCAAAGGTTCGATTACCGAAGGAGATCAAAAAGTTGAAGCGGGACAGATGCTGATCAGCAAGACAAATGATGCATGCGAAATTCGCCTGGACAAAAATACTCAGGTCTTACTTTTTGGAGGTGAGCCTTTGCCGGAAGAACACTTCTTGTTGTGGAATTTTGTATCACATAGCAAAGACCGCCTGAAACGGGCAAAAGAAGATTGGATCGCTAAAAAATTCCCCGAAGTGGATGGAGACGATACGTATATACCTATTCCTTACTAG
- a CDS encoding DUF2237 domain-containing protein: protein MEQDLNVFGEKLITCSTNPMTGFYRNGCCSTGNEDQGTHTVCCIMTLEFLRFTKAMGNDLSTPVPEFEFPGLKPGDHWCLCALRWQEAYRHGAAPKVILEATNEKTLEYVSMDELIEHAYKTVE, encoded by the coding sequence ATGGAACAAGACCTTAACGTTTTCGGCGAAAAACTCATTACCTGCAGCACGAACCCTATGACAGGGTTTTACAGAAACGGCTGTTGCAGCACAGGCAATGAAGATCAAGGAACTCATACGGTTTGCTGTATCATGACGCTCGAGTTCTTGCGTTTTACCAAAGCCATGGGCAATGATCTATCGACTCCTGTTCCGGAATTCGAGTTTCCAGGCCTAAAGCCTGGAGACCACTGGTGCCTTTGTGCTTTGAGGTGGCAAGAAGCCTATCGCCATGGAGCCGCACCGAAGGTGATATTGGAAGCTACCAATGAGAAGACCTTGGAGTATGTGAGCATGGATGAGCTGATCGAGCACGCGTACAAAACAGTGGAATGA
- a CDS encoding rhodanese-like domain-containing protein, which translates to MKEISPAELQQWIENKENFQLVDVRERYEYEISNLGGILIPMQYITEKLEEIAKDKKVVIMCRSGVRSANAIQYLEQNQGFDNLYNLEGGILAYSDEIDSTVAKY; encoded by the coding sequence ATGAAAGAAATCAGCCCCGCAGAATTACAACAGTGGATAGAGAATAAAGAAAACTTCCAACTCGTAGATGTTCGTGAACGCTACGAGTACGAAATATCAAACCTAGGTGGAATACTCATTCCCATGCAATACATCACCGAGAAATTGGAAGAGATAGCCAAGGATAAAAAAGTAGTGATTATGTGCCGCAGTGGCGTAAGAAGTGCCAATGCCATTCAATACCTTGAACAAAACCAAGGATTTGATAATTTATACAATTTGGAAGGTGGAATACTCGCGTACAGCGACGAAATAGACTCGACGGTAGCTAAGTACTGA
- a CDS encoding LytTR family DNA-binding domain-containing protein, which translates to MIRVLQRPFPPLVEKSQRLRSAFLIAFFVFGFLFVFKPFGLNQLEEGLLAVAALYGLVTLSFLLITQMIFPFLFGQFYNDQKWTVGREITHSMCNVLLIAVGNFLLSCYMDFFPWSFDTFILFVGFTFAIGIIPIAIQALVRQNIYHHRNVKAVFDDNRIIAERQGITLTSSILSISGEDGEVAFQGSAKDVLAIESSGNYIEIHRKEGKAVLIRKSLNATEQELPHGFFRTHRSWIVNMSLVNHVDGNARGYTLTFLHSEVVALVSRGKLKSFDSELKKTSG; encoded by the coding sequence ATGATCAGGGTACTTCAGCGCCCTTTCCCGCCTCTTGTCGAAAAGTCTCAGCGTCTGAGGTCGGCATTTCTCATTGCCTTTTTCGTATTTGGTTTTCTCTTCGTGTTCAAACCTTTTGGTCTTAACCAGCTGGAAGAAGGTTTATTGGCCGTTGCGGCTTTATACGGATTGGTTACACTGAGCTTTCTGCTGATCACTCAAATGATTTTCCCTTTTCTCTTCGGGCAGTTTTACAACGATCAAAAGTGGACTGTTGGCAGGGAGATTACCCATTCCATGTGTAATGTGTTGCTCATTGCCGTTGGCAACTTCCTTTTGAGTTGCTACATGGATTTCTTTCCTTGGAGCTTTGATACGTTCATTCTTTTTGTGGGATTTACTTTTGCCATTGGCATTATTCCTATTGCCATTCAGGCATTGGTGAGGCAAAACATCTACCACCACCGAAATGTCAAAGCAGTATTCGACGACAATCGAATCATTGCAGAAAGGCAGGGAATTACTCTTACTTCTTCAATACTGAGTATCTCAGGAGAAGATGGAGAGGTGGCGTTTCAGGGAAGTGCCAAGGACGTATTGGCTATCGAGAGTTCGGGCAACTACATCGAAATTCATCGGAAAGAAGGAAAGGCGGTGTTGATTCGGAAATCGCTGAACGCTACTGAGCAAGAATTGCCCCATGGATTCTTTCGGACGCACAGATCGTGGATTGTCAATATGTCGCTGGTCAATCACGTCGACGGAAATGCTCGGGGATATACGTTGACTTTTCTCCATTCTGAAGTGGTGGCACTGGTCAGCCGAGGAAAGCTCAAGTCGTTTGATTCGGAGCTAAAGAAAACATCCGGCTGA
- a CDS encoding cation:proton antiporter, with protein MSLIAILLAGTTDIPFLKEIVLILGLSVLVIYIFRKIKLPAILGFLATGILFGPNALGLASRGSEIEMLSEIGVILLLFIIGLEFSLKNLMSIRKVVFIGGSIQVLLTIAITAGISFLLGYELTEAVMLGFLFALSSTAIVLKLLQEKGLMRSNHGRISLGILIFQDIIVVPMILLVPIISGQESNVWGALAILSGKALFLVVAIYVSARYLVPKLLHEIARTRSRELFLITIIVICFAVAFVTSLMGLSLALGAFMAGLCISESEYSHQATGLIIPFREIFTSFFFVSIGMLLDLNFLVMNLPLVLLFTVMAAIVKFGVLVLAARVLRFSLKTSILVGLSLLQIGEFAFILSRTGMEAGLISELTNQYFLSVSILTMAVTPFLIDFGERIANFLMRTPMSKFVNDTDPTETEQSTELVATLKAHLVIIGYGTNGRNAARTAKEAKIPYVIIDHDADTVTTAREKGEHIIFGDGSNPFILEYVHIYQARVAVVAINDHQRALEVVANIREICNTVHIIARSQSIPETEELLHIGASEAISQEFEASVEVFARMLNQFLIKPDEIDGFIDMVRDEAYSEVHSNYHYYKKDALELNEIQALNLVLTDSCPFTGKNLCETPMMEKYKVRMIGFYRNGHFVSKLDGATQLHAGDEIIVFGSENDLKGFKAEWEGRPAVVA; from the coding sequence ATGAGCCTGATCGCTATACTTCTTGCCGGTACTACTGATATTCCCTTTCTGAAAGAGATCGTCCTCATACTCGGGCTTTCAGTTCTGGTCATCTACATCTTCCGAAAAATTAAGCTGCCGGCTATACTTGGTTTTCTCGCCACGGGGATTCTATTCGGACCCAATGCCTTAGGACTGGCAAGTCGTGGATCCGAGATCGAAATGCTGAGCGAAATCGGGGTCATCTTACTATTGTTTATTATCGGTTTGGAGTTCAGTCTCAAGAACTTGATGTCCATCCGAAAGGTGGTTTTTATAGGTGGCTCCATCCAAGTCTTGCTTACCATCGCCATCACGGCGGGCATTAGTTTCCTACTCGGTTACGAGCTCACCGAAGCGGTCATGCTGGGATTTCTTTTTGCCTTGAGTAGCACGGCTATTGTACTGAAGCTACTTCAAGAGAAGGGACTCATGCGCAGCAATCATGGTAGAATCAGCTTAGGGATATTGATTTTCCAAGATATTATCGTCGTTCCGATGATTCTATTGGTTCCCATCATTTCGGGGCAGGAGAGCAATGTTTGGGGAGCATTAGCTATCCTTTCGGGAAAGGCGCTTTTCCTTGTGGTAGCGATTTATGTTTCTGCGAGGTACTTAGTGCCGAAACTCTTACACGAGATTGCAAGGACCAGAAGCCGAGAGTTATTTCTGATCACCATTATTGTCATCTGTTTTGCGGTGGCCTTCGTTACTTCACTCATGGGACTTTCGCTCGCACTCGGTGCCTTTATGGCGGGTCTATGCATCAGTGAGTCGGAGTACAGCCATCAGGCTACAGGTTTGATTATTCCCTTTCGAGAAATATTTACCAGCTTCTTCTTCGTATCAATCGGAATGCTGCTAGACCTCAATTTCCTGGTGATGAACTTGCCACTCGTGCTGCTTTTTACCGTTATGGCAGCCATCGTAAAGTTTGGCGTGCTCGTGCTGGCTGCTCGGGTTTTGAGGTTTTCACTAAAGACCAGTATCCTTGTAGGGCTTAGCTTATTGCAAATCGGTGAATTTGCCTTTATTCTTTCCCGCACGGGTATGGAAGCCGGATTGATTTCTGAGCTGACCAATCAGTACTTCCTTTCTGTTTCGATTCTAACGATGGCCGTCACTCCATTCCTTATCGACTTCGGCGAACGCATTGCCAATTTCCTGATGCGGACACCGATGAGCAAATTTGTCAATGACACTGATCCAACCGAGACTGAGCAATCGACGGAGTTGGTCGCAACACTAAAAGCTCACCTCGTTATCATTGGTTATGGAACCAATGGTCGTAATGCGGCAAGGACGGCCAAGGAGGCCAAGATTCCTTACGTCATCATAGATCATGACGCTGACACTGTAACCACTGCAAGGGAAAAAGGGGAGCACATCATATTTGGCGACGGCAGCAATCCCTTTATTTTGGAATACGTGCATATTTATCAAGCACGCGTGGCCGTGGTAGCCATCAATGACCACCAACGTGCATTGGAAGTCGTAGCAAATATTCGAGAAATATGCAATACGGTTCACATCATTGCACGCAGCCAAAGCATACCCGAAACGGAGGAGCTCTTGCACATTGGAGCCAGTGAGGCCATCAGCCAGGAATTTGAAGCTTCTGTAGAAGTTTTTGCCAGAATGCTCAATCAATTCTTGATTAAACCTGACGAGATAGATGGCTTTATAGATATGGTACGCGACGAGGCCTACTCAGAAGTTCATTCTAATTATCACTATTATAAAAAGGATGCTCTGGAACTCAACGAAATTCAAGCGTTGAATCTAGTCTTGACTGATTCTTGTCCCTTCACGGGAAAGAACCTCTGCGAAACGCCCATGATGGAAAAGTACAAAGTACGGATGATAGGCTTTTACAGAAACGGTCACTTTGTATCGAAACTCGACGGTGCCACACAGCTCCATGCAGGAGACGAGATTATTGTCTTTGGATCCGAGAATGACTTAAAAGGATTTAAGGCAGAGTGGGAGGGAAGGCCTGCGGTGGTAGCTTGA
- the rsgA gene encoding ribosome small subunit-dependent GTPase A: MTLEDLGYNSVFEESRKKQNLKSFGIGRVIKEHKERYTVKTESNKLDCELIGNLRFTVTDKNQLPSVGDWVAVSEYDEGKALIYGVLPRSSVLKRKLVGTLSQTQIIAVNIDVGIIVQSVNRDFSVNRLERYLTICYDSKIDPIIVLSKIDLIEESELAGLLSKVRARIKHVPIIPISNESNVGIEKINSRLIRGKTYCFLGSSGVGKSTLINTIIGEKVAETGAISESIDRGKHVTTHRELIVFEKGVLIDNPGMREIGMTDSSEGLEMTFEEVLNLSQNCKYNDCKHTNEDECAVLTALENDELNTETYENFLKMEKERRHFESNARERKKKGKDLGKLIKNMKKNSDKY, encoded by the coding sequence ATGACCCTCGAAGATCTAGGATACAACAGTGTATTTGAAGAATCCCGAAAGAAACAAAACCTGAAATCTTTTGGAATTGGACGGGTAATAAAAGAGCATAAGGAGCGGTATACGGTCAAAACTGAATCGAACAAGTTGGATTGTGAATTGATTGGAAATCTAAGATTCACGGTTACTGATAAGAACCAATTGCCTTCAGTTGGAGATTGGGTGGCGGTTTCAGAATATGATGAGGGCAAAGCATTAATTTATGGAGTACTTCCAAGAAGTTCAGTCTTAAAAAGAAAGCTAGTTGGAACGTTGAGTCAAACCCAGATTATAGCCGTCAATATTGATGTCGGAATAATCGTTCAATCCGTCAATAGAGATTTCAGCGTAAATAGACTTGAGCGCTACTTAACCATTTGTTACGACTCCAAAATTGATCCTATAATCGTTTTAAGTAAAATAGATTTGATCGAGGAGTCAGAGCTGGCAGGTTTGTTAAGTAAAGTACGCGCAAGAATTAAACATGTGCCTATCATCCCAATTAGCAACGAGTCAAATGTCGGGATTGAAAAAATTAATTCGAGGCTAATCCGAGGAAAAACCTACTGTTTTCTAGGTTCTTCGGGTGTTGGGAAATCGACGTTAATCAATACAATCATTGGCGAGAAAGTGGCTGAAACGGGTGCAATAAGCGAAAGTATAGACCGAGGAAAGCATGTGACTACACATAGAGAGTTAATTGTTTTTGAAAAAGGAGTACTAATCGACAATCCGGGAATGCGGGAAATAGGTATGACCGATTCTTCCGAAGGGCTTGAAATGACTTTTGAGGAAGTATTGAATCTGTCGCAAAACTGCAAGTACAATGATTGTAAGCACACAAATGAAGATGAATGCGCAGTATTAACTGCCTTGGAAAATGATGAACTGAACACCGAAACCTACGAGAATTTTCTCAAGATGGAAAAAGAGAGAAGGCATTTTGAGTCAAATGCTCGTGAAAGAAAAAAGAAAGGAAAAGACTTGGGAAAATTAATCAAGAACATGAAAAAGAATAGCGACAAATACTAG